The proteins below are encoded in one region of Corvus hawaiiensis isolate bCorHaw1 chromosome 3, bCorHaw1.pri.cur, whole genome shotgun sequence:
- the NEIL2 gene encoding LOW QUALITY PROTEIN: endonuclease 8-like 2 (The sequence of the model RefSeq protein was modified relative to this genomic sequence to represent the inferred CDS: deleted 1 base in 1 codon; substituted 1 base at 1 genomic stop codon): MALLVGDPRTAVDFFFFIKLSHSCARCLRALYXVLWSLTLSLWSVLVSGISLQGELALWDESQTELSLYTHSQQKSQKSCKAECAKDLLIPQQLLEMPEGPSVRKFQLLTSPFVGQVVAKVGGSSRKLNVNDLNALRLQDSQVHGKNLYLAFVAAEGPFRPTAEETVLQREAACGAHCPAQGGQGQIGAPHAHSQDEELQDPQHSRSEAPDGAEGPGNWLRIHFGMFGSVRANEFSRANRANKRGDWKDPVPRLVLHFESGGFLVFYNCRMLWCSSPRADPASDILSVEFHRGRALCALRAPDPICYTLLDQRHFSGLGNIIKNEILYLARIHPLTPGSLLAPSDLEHLLDCAIQFSSEWLHNKLRGQGLHPRVYQKEQCPLGHPLMKGTFGPLGGFKRLTWWCPQCQPAVLPGDGDPSPVTE, encoded by the exons ATGGCTCTTCTGGTGGGGGACCCCAGGActgctgttgat tttttttttttcatcaagctgtctcacagctgtgccaggtgccTCAGAGCCCTGTACTGAGTGCTGTGGAGCTTGACGCTGAGCCTCTGGTCAGTGCTGGTCTCTGGGATTAGTTTGCAGGGAGAACTGGCACTGTGGGATGAAAGCCAAACTGAGCTTTCCTTGTACACCCACAGCCAGCAGAAGTCTCAGAAGAGCTGCAA GGCAGAGTGTGCCAAGGACCTGCTAatccctcagcagctgctggagatgcCAGAAGGCCCATCAGTGAGGAAGTTCCAGCTGCTGACCTCCCCTTTTGTGGGGCAAGTGGTGGCCAAGGTGGGAGGAAGCAGCCGGAAGCTCAATGTGAATGACCTGAATGCCCTGAGGCTGCAGGACTCCCAG GTTCATGGGAAGAACTTGTACCTGGCATTTGTGGCGGCTGAAGGTCCCTTCCGACCAACCGCAGAGGAGACGGTGCTGCAAAGAGAGGCTGCTTGTGGGGCACACTGTCCTGCCCAGGGAGGCCAAGGACAGATTGGTGCTCCACATGCCCATTCCCAggatgaggagctgcaggacccCCAGCACTCAAGATCTGAAGCCCCAGATGGAGCAGAGGGTCCGGGCAATTGGCTGCGCATCCACTTTGGCATGTTCGGCAGCGTCCGGGCAAATGAGTTCTCAAGGGCAAACAGAGCCAATAAAAGGGGGGACTGGAAGGACCCTGTGCCCAG GCTGGTTCTTCACTTTGAGAGTGGAGGCTTCCTTGTTTTCTACAACTGCCGGATGCTCTGGTGCTCCTCTCCGAGGGCTGATCCTGCTTCTGACATCCTGTCTGTGGAATTCCACCGTGGCCGGGCGCTCTGTGCCCTCCGTGCACCTGATCCCATCTGCTACACCCTCCTAGACCAAAGACATTTTTCAGGGCTGG GGAACATCATTAAGAACGAGATCTTGTACCTGGCCAGGATCCACCCATTAACACCAGGCTCCCTCTTGGCTCCCTCAGATCTGGAGCATCTGCTGGACTGCGCCATTCAGTTCAGCTCTGAGTGGCTGCACAACAAACTGCGTGGCCAGGGGCTGCACCCCAGGGTGTACCAGAAGGAGCAGTGTCCCCTGGGGCATCCCTTGATGAAGGGGACTTTTGGACCCTTGGGTGGCTTCAAGAGACTTACATGGTGGTGCCCTCAGTgccagcctgcagtgctgccaggggATGGGGACCCTTCCCCAGTCACTGAGTGA